The following are encoded together in the Sphingorhabdus pulchriflava genome:
- a CDS encoding helix-turn-helix domain-containing protein produces the protein MIISAQIRAARTALGWTTSQLADYAGVATRTVLRLETSRGIPNANANTLHKIQAALEAAGIEFIGSPDDAPGIRIHAPK, from the coding sequence ATGATAATTTCAGCTCAAATTCGAGCTGCGCGAACTGCGCTAGGTTGGACTACTTCACAACTCGCTGACTATGCGGGCGTTGCAACACGAACCGTCCTTAGACTTGAAACATCGCGAGGCATCCCCAACGCAAACGCAAATACACTTCATAAAATCCAAGCTGCACTCGAAGCCGCCGGCATCGAGTTTATCGGCTCGCCCGATGATGCGCCTGGTATTCGCATTCACGCACCAAAATGA
- a CDS encoding tyrosine-type recombinase/integrase, producing MAPKDHPSNLYDWRKEFKRLEGAYAPATIKAYYTDLSDFENWCVVHALQAFPATPLTTSMYLESMMPSHSVSTIQRRMYAISRSHKLLRLPDPTRDEDVHLAMRRIMRSKRCRPKQAKGLTKEYLEKFLEVQPDNPWGIRNRAIISLGYDILARRSELVALMSDDIEERRDGTLRLIIRRGKTDPFGMGRLAFTSKRTAQLVADWLEWRGAWIEPLFCGIYQGRAINRALGPDTIKLIVKNTARDCGLAKIETDAFSAHSLRVGAAQDLLRNGHDTAAIMRAGGWKSVDVMARYLEFAEHNVWA from the coding sequence ATGGCACCTAAAGATCACCCTTCTAATTTGTATGATTGGCGCAAGGAATTCAAGCGCCTTGAAGGTGCTTACGCTCCAGCGACAATCAAGGCCTACTACACCGATCTTTCCGACTTCGAGAATTGGTGCGTGGTCCATGCCCTGCAGGCCTTTCCCGCAACGCCACTGACAACGAGTATGTATCTGGAGAGCATGATGCCGAGCCATTCGGTCTCTACAATCCAGAGGCGTATGTATGCTATCAGCCGAAGCCACAAACTTTTGCGCTTGCCAGACCCGACCCGCGACGAAGATGTGCACCTTGCGATGCGAAGGATCATGCGCAGTAAGCGTTGTCGTCCGAAGCAGGCGAAAGGGCTTACCAAAGAGTATCTCGAGAAGTTCCTTGAGGTGCAGCCCGATAACCCTTGGGGCATCCGCAACCGAGCAATCATATCATTGGGGTACGACATCCTCGCTCGCCGTTCAGAACTGGTAGCGTTGATGTCGGATGACATAGAAGAGCGGCGTGACGGCACTCTTCGGCTGATAATCAGGCGCGGCAAAACGGATCCATTCGGGATGGGCCGTCTTGCGTTCACATCGAAAAGGACCGCGCAGCTGGTTGCAGATTGGCTCGAGTGGCGTGGAGCATGGATAGAGCCACTATTCTGTGGTATATATCAAGGCCGTGCTATCAACCGTGCGCTCGGCCCCGACACCATCAAACTGATAGTCAAGAACACAGCCCGAGACTGTGGCCTAGCGAAAATCGAAACCGATGCATTCAGCGCGCACTCATTGCGCGTTGGGGCTGCTCAAGATCTGCTGCGCAATGGCCATGATACTGCTGCCATCATGCGCGCCGGAGGATGGAAGTCTGTCGATGTCATGGCTCGCTATCTTGAGTTCGCTGAGCATAATGTGTGGGCTTAG